One Alnus glutinosa chromosome 3, dhAlnGlut1.1, whole genome shotgun sequence genomic region harbors:
- the LOC133864096 gene encoding mitochondrial arginine transporter BAC2-like encodes MGVILMDFWPEFVACSWGREFVAGGFGGIAGIISGYPLDTLRVRQQHSNAGSAFRILRNVMAAEGPAALYRGMGAPLASVTFQNAMVFQIYAVLSRAFDPPVSTKDPPSYKGVALGGFCTGALQSMLLSPVELVKIRLQLQNNSYAKLHQADSYKGPVSVAKTIFKTEGFRGMYRGIAITVLRDAPSHGVYFWTYEYMREQLHPGCRKSGQESLKTMLVAGGLAGVASWVCCYPLDVVKTRLQAQSLSPLPKYTGIVDCFRKSVKEEGYSVLYRGLGTAVARAFVVNGAIFAAYEIALRCLFNNGSIQTENAI; translated from the exons ATGGGAGTGATTCTAATGGATTTCTGGCCAGAGTTTGTTGCATGCAGCTGGGGTAGAGAATTTGTCGCCGGAGGGTTTGGAGGCATTGCCGGTATAATCTCCGGTTATCCCCTCGACACGCTCCGTGTCCGGCAACAGCACTCGAATGCGGGTTCTGCCTTTCGCATCCTTCGCAATGTTATGGCCGCAGAAGGGCCTGCTGCTCTCTACAGAGGCATGGGTGCACCCTTGGCTTCTGTCACTTTTCAG AATGCCATGGTGTTCCAGATCTATGCTGTTCTCTCTCGAGCATTTGACCCTCCAGTTTCCACCAAAGATCCTCCTTCCTACAAAGGTGTTGCTCTAGGAGGATTTTGTACTGGCGCTCTTCAGAGCATGCTGCTCTCTCCTGTAGAGCTAGTAAAAATCCGGCTCCAATTGCAGAATAATAGCTATGCAAAACTCCACCAGGCAGATTCTTACAAAGGCCCTGTGAGTGTTGCCAAAACCATATTCAAAACAGAAGGTTTCAGGGGAATGTACAGAGGTATAGCCATAACTGTGCTGAGGGATGCACCCTCTCATGGTGTCTACTTCTGGACATACGAGTACATGAGAGAGCAGCTTCACCCAGGCTGCCGAAAGAGCGGCCAAGAAAGCCTGAAAACAATGTTGGTTGCAGGAGGGCTTGCAGGAGTTGCCAGCTGGGTTTGCTGCTACCCCTTGGATGTTGTGAAGACCAGACTACAAGCTCAATCCCTTTCACCTCTACCAAAATACACAGGCATTGTTGATTGCTTCCGCAAGAGTGTAAAAGAGGAGGGATACAGCGTGCTCTACCGAGGGTTAGGAACTGCGGTTGCAAGGGCTTTTGTGGTGAATGGAGCTATATTTGCTGCTTATGAGATAGCTCTGAGGTGCCTATTTAACAATGGGAGCATTCAAACAGAGAATGCTATTTAG